A genome region from Cucumis sativus cultivar 9930 chromosome 4, Cucumber_9930_V3, whole genome shotgun sequence includes the following:
- the LOC101213337 gene encoding cationic amino acid transporter 8, vacuolar: MDVPTTDPPHGTLPSVQRSYWRRWSKQDIFPEESFRDCSSYKYALSQTCSRLKDRLLDRSSDDNELIELPKASGIGMKKCLTWWDLIWLAFGSVVGSGIFTITGLEARDDAGPSIVISYVVSGLSALLSVFCYSEFAIEVPVAGGSFSFLRIELGDFIAFIAAGNIFLEAIVGAAGLGRSWSSYFASMINSDNPDFLRFKVSFLSEGFNLLDPIAVIVLLVANGIAVSGTRRTSFLTWITSVISTLLIIFVIVIGFVKGNSANLVPFFPFGARGVFRAAAVVYWSYTGFDMVATMAEETKKPSRDIPVGLIGSMSVISVIYCLMALSLTMLQKYTEIDRNAAFSVAFDKIGMTWAKYLVSIVAIKGMTTSLLVGSMGQARYTTQIARAHLIPPLFALVHPKTGTPVYATLLTTITSAIVALFSSLDVLSSVFSFSTLAIFMLMAVALLVRRYYNKDTTPSSDYIKFLICLFSILGSCLALTTVWNLDRQGWIEYVVPASFWFLSTLAMSFLPKYRSPKVWGVPLVPWLPSLSIGMNLILIGSLGTEAFLRFFICSAVMLLYYLFIGLHATYDVAHQDGLGSKNEEIKDDDSRVV; this comes from the coding sequence ATGGACGTTCCCACGACGGACCCACCACATGGAACCTTGCCTTCGGTTCAAAGAAGCTACTGGCGGAGGTGGAGCAAGCAAGACATTTTTCCAGAAGAGTCATTCCGGGACTGTTCTTCCTACAAATATGCTCTCTCGCAAACCTGTTCCCGGCTCAAGGACCGTCTTCTGGACCGCTCCTCCGACGATAATGAGCTCATCGAACTTCCCAAGGCCAGCGGAATCGGGATGAAGAAATGCCTTACTTGGTGGGATTTGATTTGGCTGGCTTTCGGTTCTGTGGTTGGTTCCGGGATTTTCACGATCACCGGTCTAGAAGCTCGCGACGATGCTGGACCCTCAATTGTGATCTCTTACGTTGTTTCTGGCCTCTCTGCCTTGCTCTCTGTCTTCTGTTACTCTGAATTTGCCATCGAAGTTCCTGTCGCCGGAGgctccttctcttttcttcgtATCGAACTGGGGGATTTTATTGCCTTCATCGCTGCGGGGAATATATTCTTGGAGGCCATTGTTGGTGCGGCTGGACTGGGTCGGTCTTGGTCTTCCTATTTTGCGAGTATGATCAACTCTGATAACCCCGATTTTCTTCGGTTTAAGGTCAGTTTCTTGTCTGAAGGGTTTAATCTTCTGGATCCAATTGCTGTTATAGTGCTTCTTGTTGCTAATGGGATTGCTGTGAGTGGAACAAGGAGGACATCTTTCTTGACATGGATAACTTCTGTGATTAGTACTTTGCTTATTATCTTTGTGATTGTGATTGGATTTGTGAAAGGGAATTCTGCAAATTTGGTaccctttttcccttttggtGCGAGAGGAGTTTTCCGAGCTGCAGCTGTTGTTTACTGGTCTTATACTGGATTTGATATGGTGGCCACCATGGCTGAGGAAACCAAGAAACCTTCAAGGGATATACCAGTAGGTTTGATCGGGTCCATGTCTGTAATCTCTGTGATCTATTGTTTGATGGCATTGTCTTTAACAATGCTACAGAAGTACACAGAGATTGATAGGAATGCAGCCTTTTCTGTTGCTTTCGATAAAATTGGGATGACATGGGCTAAATACTTAGTCAGCATAGTTGCTATCAAGGGCATGACTACAAGCTTGTTGGTAGGATCTATGGGACAAGCTCGCTACACCACACAGATTGCTAGAGCCCATTTGATTCCACCCCTCTTCGCCTTGGTTCACCCGAAAACTGGAACTCCGGTATATGCAACACTTTTGACAACCATCACTAGTGCAATTGTTGCATTGTTCTCTAGTTTGGACGTCTTATCAAGTGTTTTTTCATTCAGCACACTTGCCATTTTTATGCTTATGGCTGTTGCATTGCTCGTAAGGCGATACTACAATAAGGACACAACACCAAGTAGTGATTATATTAAGTTTTTGATTTGCTTGTTTAGCATTCTTGGTTCTTGTTTAGCATTGACAACTGTTTGGAATTTGGATAGGCAAGGATGGATTGAATATGTTGTGCCTGCCTCATTTTGGTTCCTTAGCACTCTGGCTATGTCCTTCCTTCCCAAGTACCGATCGCCAAAGGTTTGGGGTGTCCCCCTTGTTCCCTGGCTCCCATCACTGTCTATAGGGATGAATCTCATTCTTATTGGATCTTTGGGTACTGAGGCATTCTTAAGGTTCTTCATTTGCAGTGCGGTAATGCTTCTGTATTATCTGTTTATAGGCCTTCATGCTACATATGACGTAGCGCATCAAGATGGCTTGGGTTCCAAAAATGAGGAGATAAAAGATGATGACAGTAGGGTGGTATGA